In the genome of Dermacentor silvarum isolate Dsil-2018 chromosome 1, BIME_Dsil_1.4, whole genome shotgun sequence, one region contains:
- the LOC125942173 gene encoding uncharacterized protein LOC125942173, translated as MMGTEPPSLWSYCSSLNRLCPKLMPVTKIYADLRWSTTPFTSRSVVHKFGCTQGSGLSADGVCHVVTQLSTWNEVLVFINMELREGPPGQLSLLCLHGMCGSCGLQARERHATILVHWLLTVHRCVTSIELDDNVIANFCAYFPLYCDALQRSLGVRDLKVSAWSCSRDVSRSLVNSIICMGHLEVLRCEALDLSAQDFIEYLESNVTLKELSVAYAFPRPDNPSVLLKALHMNSSLSQLSIHSDCLDADSQDWFGEYIQRTATLRCIKIRNSSVCFPRSLVPVFQAVSNNKSVLRIDLVWFNLGIDEAWSFADLISVNHNLKIVNFIACLWSFSVYPLQYACTCSTIEVGHTERPARRTAPLVCAFGPECSLEEITLDLRCFDAYDQKTLLYAVAANTTLKKVNVERLDFASANSLCEAIRETGTADRVHFPLVNVRGRELACVKKSCGEVTKISLNIGTHGTSTRREYLRVLTLCTHLTVLNLNIDGRVCKAEAHLLSMFLRQSQCIREFCMSFYVRPSALRDILRGLSTNTALEKLVVTRCVLDKQSAALLASIVGDSETIWHFGYEAHCVASCRFLLIYLAKCLPSNTALVSLDVSEYRAVIRHSAAVKDVVRRNAALVDCAAHFVLGTRNRHCAEAFEHVASGRGIVARVQEMAAEPCADRARAMIREATRWLLGMIPFMKMAGVVKNDLSWDENVDYRERLEILPPECWLHVRQFIKVRDVLHWAPSTTTWRKQAFWGATSGIRRSKLRRLQT; from the coding sequence ATGATGGGCACGGAACCCCCAAGCTTGTGGAGTTACTGCTCCTCATTGAACCGGCTCTGTCCCAAGCTGATGCCAGTCACCAAGATCTACGCCGACCTGCGGTGGTCGACAACACCCTTTACCTCGAGAAGCGTGGTCCACAAGTTTGGCTGCACGCAGGGTTCGGGGCTATCTGCGGACGGCGTCTGTCACGTCGTGACGCAGCTGTCAACATGGAACGAAGTCCTCGTCTTCATCAACATGGAACTGCGTGAGGGTCCTCCCGGTCAGCTTTCCCTACTGTGCCTCCATGGCATGTGTGGCTCATGTGGCTTGCAAGCGCGCGAGCGCCATGCGACCATCTTGGTTCACTGGCTCCTCACCGTCCACCGGTGTGTGACAAGCATTGAACTAGACGACAACGTGATCGCCAATTTCTGCGCCTACTTCCCACTGTACTGCGACGCCCTTCAACGCAGTCTTGGCGTAAGGGATCTCAAAGTGTCGGCGTGGAGCTGCAGTCGTGACGTATCTAGGTCCCTCGTGAATTCCATCATCTGCATGGGACACCTCGAAGTGCTCCGCTGTGAAGCACTTGACCTTTCCGCTCAAGACTTCATAGAGTACCTCGAATCAAATGTCACTTTGAAAGAGCTTTCCGTGGCGTACGCTTTTCCGCGTCCCGATAATCCCTCAGTACTTTTAAAAGCACTGCACATGAATAGTTCCTTATCACAGCTTTCAATTCACAGTGATTGTCTCGATGCAGATAGCCAGGACTGGTTTGGCGAGTACATTCAACGAACTGCGACACTTCGCTGCATTAAGATAAGAAATTCTTCGGTTTGCTTTCCGCGATCTTTGGTGCCAGTATTTCAGGCTGTATCAAACAACAAAAGCGTCCTTAGGATTGATCTCGTTTGGTTTAATCTAGGAATTGATGAAGCATGGTCTTTTGCTGACTTAATTAGTGTTAATCACAATTTGAAGATAGTAAATTTCATCGCATGCCTGTGGAGTTTTTCTGTGTATCCACTCCAGTATGCATGTACATGCAGCACGATTGAAGTTGGTCACACAGAGCGTCCAGCAAGGCGCACGGCACCTCTCGTCTGTGCTTTCGGACCGGAATGTTCTCTGGAAGAAATCACTCTCGACCTGAGATGCTTCGACGCTTATGATCAGAAGACACTCCTTTATGCAGTCGCTGCGAATACCACTCTCAAGAAAGTGAACGTAGAAAGATTGGATTTCGCCAGCGCGAATTCTCTGTGCGAGGCCATCCGAGAGACGGGCACCGCAGACAGGGTGCACTTTCCCCTCGTCAACGTGAGAGGAAGGGAGCTCGCTTGCGTGAAAAAGTCCTGCGGAGAGGTCACTAAAATATCGCTCAATATAGGCACCCATGGCACGAGCACGAGACGAGAATACTTGAGAGTTCTGACGCTGTGCACACACCTGACCGTTCTGAATTTGAACATAGATGGAAGGGTGTGCAAGGCAGAAGCGCACCTTCTCTCTATGTTCCTACGACAAAGCCAGTGCATTCGAGAATTTTGCATGTCATTCTACGTGAGACCTAGTGCTTTGCGAGACATCCTGCGAGGACTGTCTACGAACACTGCCTTGGAGAAGTTGGTCGTCACACGTTGCGTCCTTGACAAACAGAGTGCGGCATTACTTGCCAGTATCGTTGGGGATAGCGAAACTATCTGGCACTTTGGGTACGAAGCTCACTGCGTTGCTTCTTGCCGCTTTCTGCTTATTTACCTTGCCAAGTGCCTGCCATCTAACACTGCTCTGGTGTCACTGGATGTCAGTGAATACCGCGCAGTCATTAGGCACTCTGCCGCTGTAAAGGACGTCGTGAGACGCAACGCGGCTCTTGTTGACTGCGCCGCGCACTTCGTTCTCGGCACGAGGAACAGACACTGCGCGGAGGCCTTCGAACATGTCGCCAGTGGCCGTGGAATAGTGGCCAGAGTTCAAGAAATGGCCGCGGAGCCGTGCGCCGATCGAGCAAGGGCCATGATACGAGAGGCCACGCGTTGGCTGCTTGGAATGATACCTTTCATGAAGATGGCTGGTGTCGTCAAGAATGATTTGTCATGGGACGAGAACGTCGACTACCGAGAACGCTTAGAAATCTTGCCTCCGGAGTGCTGGCTTCACGTGAGACAGTTCATCAAAGTTCGCGACGTTCTACATTGGGCGCCCTCCACCACCACGTGGCGCAAACAAGCTTTCTGGGGAGCTACTTCGGGTATACGTCGGTCCAAGCTGCGTCGGCTGCAAACGTGA